ACACTTGCGGGCGTATTTATTTGTCAGCGTTATCCGGGGGAATTATGCGTACTGTTCTTAACGTTCTCAACTTTGTTCTTGGCGGTTTTCTGACCACGCTCTCATGGCTGCTGGCTACCGTGGTCAGTATTATTTGTATTTTCACATTACCGCTCACCCGCTCCTGCTGGGAGATAACCAAATTATCCCTGGTACCCTTTGGCAACGAGGCTGTCCATGTGGATGAGCTGGCGCCGGAGAGCAAAAGCCGGTTAATGAACACCGGCGGGACACTGCTTAACATTTTGTGGGTTATCTTTTTTGGCTGGTGGCTCTGCCTGCTGCATATTGCCGCCGGTATTACCCAGTGTCTGACCATCATCGGGATCCCGGTGGGGATCGCCAATTTTAAAATTGCCGCCATCGCGTTATGGCCGGTGGGGCGCCGGGTGGTACCGGTTGAAGTAGCGCAGGCCGCGCGGGAAGCGAGCGCCCGCCGTCGTTTTCAATAGTAAAAGGAACTGCTGTTCATGCTAAGCCCGCTGTTACACCGGAATACATGGAAGAGTACCTGGCTGTATAACGTCCGAATTTTACTTGCCCTTAGCGGTACTACGGGGCTGCCCTGGTATCTGGGTAATGTCACGTTAACCATTCCGCTTACCCTGGGGGTGGTGGCTGCCGCGCTGACCGATCTTGACGACCGGCTCACCGGCAGGTTACGTAATTTGCTGATAACCCTGTGCTGTTTTCTGGTCGCCTCTACATCGGTTGAACTGTTATTCCCCTATCCGTGGTTATTTGCCCTCGGTCTGATGCTCTCCAGCTGCGGGTTTATTCTGCTGGGTGGGCTTGGCCAGCGCTATGCCACCATTGCGTTCGGGGCCCTGCTGATTGCTATCTACACCATGCTGGGCATTTCGCTCTATCAGCACTGGTATCAGCAGCCCTTGTTATTACTGGCAGGCGCTGTCTGGTATAACCTGCTCACCCTGGTGGGCCACCTGCTCTTTCCCATCCGCCCGCTACAGGACAACCTGGCCCGCTGCTATGATCAGCTGGCCAGCTATCTGGAGCTGAAATCCCGGTTATTTGATCCGGATATTGAAAACGAAAGCCAGGCACCGACGCTTGAACTGGCGCTGGCTAACGGCCAGCTGGTTGCCATACTCAACCAGACCAAAGGCTCCCTGCTGACCCGTCTGCGCGGTGACCGCGGGCAACGCAGCACCCGGCGCACCCTGCATTATTACTTCCTCGCGCAGGATATTCAGGAGCGGGCCAGCTCTTCCCACGTGCAGTATCAGGCCCTGCGGGAGAAGCTGCGCCACAGCGATATTATGTTTCGTTTTCAGCGCCTGATGTCTACCCAGGCCCTCGCCTGCCAGAAACTTTCCCGCTCCATTTTGCAAAACCGGCCTTACCAGCATGATCCCTGGTTTGAACGGGCATTTACGCACCTTGATGCGGCCATCTCCCGGCTGGGCAACTGCGGGCTGAGCGGCAGTGAAATGAACGCGATTCGCTTCCTTATGAAGAATCTGCGCGCCATTGATGCGCAGC
This Shimwellia blattae DSM 4481 = NBRC 105725 DNA region includes the following protein-coding sequences:
- a CDS encoding YccF domain-containing protein codes for the protein MRTVLNVLNFVLGGFLTTLSWLLATVVSIICIFTLPLTRSCWEITKLSLVPFGNEAVHVDELAPESKSRLMNTGGTLLNILWVIFFGWWLCLLHIAAGITQCLTIIGIPVGIANFKIAAIALWPVGRRVVPVEVAQAAREASARRRFQ